The Andrena cerasifolii isolate SP2316 chromosome 14, iyAndCera1_principal, whole genome shotgun sequence genome contains a region encoding:
- the LOC143376668 gene encoding guanine nucleotide exchange factor for Rab-3A isoform X3, whose amino-acid sequence MEERKLSKSCDILARLNGNEHKIFENQNHCIKPLPAAFDEDDAENLINHKDINDSTKINSGSNSSKVPLSSKDAQEKKESCSGKEINQPPSPTTLQWGRAIAEVKEHAVAKLQDELKKAHEELKLKDEEVTRLSRIKQDVEAELEELTASLFQEAHNMVREANVRQATAERLLEESRMKAEVLAAEVAALKTLVLTSTPAKPNFHLHPQIDTKSRPNSEDGQQGLFTRKHRRIPNVTVSRSPSHFNLKYGRENSPPDSPLKEQRPSLPSDRETLERDWKKDADKEKDKECKDFGLEVDPRVHTEFLKWKSNPCVDKGDPFVSRIFKEDIDLCLDFSNKELGTKVRQAVLDGIIFIEAISDKTKFIFPKKCVLLEAPRQCYYRMRLGDQENQWHSISQICRNRIIAVCDFLNYLRYIERGLVKSSVHDVYWEITRLRKEMAFARLGLALSS is encoded by the exons ATGGAAGAAAGAAAACTCTCAAAATCCTGTGACATTCTGGCAAGATTGAACGGGAACGAGCacaagatttttgaaaatcaaaaTCATTGTATCAAGCCATTGCCCGCTGCATTCGACGAAGATGAcgctgaaaatttaataaatcatAAAGATATCAATGATTCCACGAAAATCAATAGCGGTAGTAACTCCTCAAAAGTGCCGCTGTCTTCAAAAGACGCCCAG GAAAAAAAGGAGTCGTGTTCTGGGAAAGAAATTAATCAACCACCCTCGCCAACCACTCTACAATGGGGTAGAGCTATAGCCGAGGTAAAGGAACACGCTGTAGCAAAATTACAAGATGAACTTAAGAAAGCTCACGAAGAGTTGAAATTAAAGGACGAGGAAGTCACGAGACTTTCGAGGATCAAGCAAGATGTCGAAGCTGAATTGGAGGAACTCACTGCCAGCCTTTTCCAA GAGGCCCACAACATGGTACGAGAAGCGAACGTACGCCAAGCCACGGCGGAGCGCCTGTTGGAAGAGAGCCGTATGAAAGCGGAGGTTTTGGCTGCTGAAGTAGCAGCTCTGAAAACATTAGTATTAACTTCGACGCCGGCTAAACCGAACTTTCATTTGCATCCGCAGATCGATACAAAGAGTCGGCCGAATAGCGAAGATGGTCAGCAAGGTCTTTTTACGAGGAAACATCGGAG GATCCCGAATGTTACTGTTTCTAGGTCACCGTCGCATTTCAATCTAAAGTACGGTCGTGAGAACTCTCCACCGGATTCCCCGCTGAAAGAACAAAGGCCGTCTTTACCGTCAGATCGGGAGACCCTAGAAAGGGATTGGAAGAAAGATGCGGACAAGGAAAAGGACAAAGAATGTAAAGATTTCGGCCTCGAGGTTGACCCTAGGGTACATACAGAATTTCTCAAGTGGAAATCTAATCCATGCGTGGACAAGGGTGACCCTTTTGTTAGTAGAATTTTTAAAGAAGACATCGACCTCTGCCTTGATTTCTCTAATAAAGAATTAGGTACAAAAGTTAGACAAGCTGTTCTCGATGGTATCATATTCATCGAAGCGATCAGTGACAAGACTAAATTCATCTTTCCAAA GAAATGTGTGCTACTTGAAGCACCACGTCAATGTTATTACCGAATGAGACTTGGGGATCAAGAAAATCAGTGGCATAGCATATCACAAATTTGTCGTAATCGG ATTATAGCGGTCTGTGACTTTTTGAATTACCTACGTTATATCGAGCGTGGCCTTGTCAAAAGCTCAG TTCACGATGTTTATTGGGAAATCACACGGTTACGAAAGGAAATGGCGTTCGCTCGCTTGGGCCTCGCGCTGTCATCTTAA
- the LOC143376668 gene encoding guanine nucleotide exchange factor for Rab-3A isoform X4: MEERKLSKSCDILARLNGNEHKIFENQNHCIKPLPAAFDEDDAENLINHKDINDSTKINSGSNSSKVPLSSKDAQEKKESCSGKEINQPPSPTTLQWGRAIAEVKEHAVAKLQDELKKAHEELKLKDEEVTRLSRIKQDVEAELEELTASLFQEAHNMVREANVRQATAERLLEESRMKAEVLAAEVAALKTLVLTSTPAKPNFHLHPQIDTKSRPNSEDGQQGLFTRKHRRSPSHFNLKYGRENSPPDSPLKEQRPSLPSDRETLERDWKKDADKEKDKECKDFGLEVDPRVHTEFLKWKSNPCVDKGDPFVSRIFKEDIDLCLDFSNKELGTKVRQAVLDGIIFIEAISDKTKFIFPKKCVLLEAPRQCYYRMRLGDQENQWHSISQICRNRIIAVCDFLNYLRYIERGLVKSSVHDVYWEITRLRKEMAFARLGLALSS, encoded by the exons ATGGAAGAAAGAAAACTCTCAAAATCCTGTGACATTCTGGCAAGATTGAACGGGAACGAGCacaagatttttgaaaatcaaaaTCATTGTATCAAGCCATTGCCCGCTGCATTCGACGAAGATGAcgctgaaaatttaataaatcatAAAGATATCAATGATTCCACGAAAATCAATAGCGGTAGTAACTCCTCAAAAGTGCCGCTGTCTTCAAAAGACGCCCAG GAAAAAAAGGAGTCGTGTTCTGGGAAAGAAATTAATCAACCACCCTCGCCAACCACTCTACAATGGGGTAGAGCTATAGCCGAGGTAAAGGAACACGCTGTAGCAAAATTACAAGATGAACTTAAGAAAGCTCACGAAGAGTTGAAATTAAAGGACGAGGAAGTCACGAGACTTTCGAGGATCAAGCAAGATGTCGAAGCTGAATTGGAGGAACTCACTGCCAGCCTTTTCCAA GAGGCCCACAACATGGTACGAGAAGCGAACGTACGCCAAGCCACGGCGGAGCGCCTGTTGGAAGAGAGCCGTATGAAAGCGGAGGTTTTGGCTGCTGAAGTAGCAGCTCTGAAAACATTAGTATTAACTTCGACGCCGGCTAAACCGAACTTTCATTTGCATCCGCAGATCGATACAAAGAGTCGGCCGAATAGCGAAGATGGTCAGCAAGGTCTTTTTACGAGGAAACATCGGAG GTCACCGTCGCATTTCAATCTAAAGTACGGTCGTGAGAACTCTCCACCGGATTCCCCGCTGAAAGAACAAAGGCCGTCTTTACCGTCAGATCGGGAGACCCTAGAAAGGGATTGGAAGAAAGATGCGGACAAGGAAAAGGACAAAGAATGTAAAGATTTCGGCCTCGAGGTTGACCCTAGGGTACATACAGAATTTCTCAAGTGGAAATCTAATCCATGCGTGGACAAGGGTGACCCTTTTGTTAGTAGAATTTTTAAAGAAGACATCGACCTCTGCCTTGATTTCTCTAATAAAGAATTAGGTACAAAAGTTAGACAAGCTGTTCTCGATGGTATCATATTCATCGAAGCGATCAGTGACAAGACTAAATTCATCTTTCCAAA GAAATGTGTGCTACTTGAAGCACCACGTCAATGTTATTACCGAATGAGACTTGGGGATCAAGAAAATCAGTGGCATAGCATATCACAAATTTGTCGTAATCGG ATTATAGCGGTCTGTGACTTTTTGAATTACCTACGTTATATCGAGCGTGGCCTTGTCAAAAGCTCAG TTCACGATGTTTATTGGGAAATCACACGGTTACGAAAGGAAATGGCGTTCGCTCGCTTGGGCCTCGCGCTGTCATCTTAA
- the LOC143376668 gene encoding guanine nucleotide exchange factor for Rab-3A isoform X2 — translation MEERKLSKSCDILARLNGNEHKIFENQNHCIKPLPAAFDEDDAENLINHKDINDSTKINSGSNSSKVPLSSKDAQEKKESCSGKEINQPPSPTTLQWGRAIAEVKEHAVAKLQDELKKAHEELKLKDEEVTRLSRIKQDVEAELEELTASLFQEAHNMVREANVRQATAERLLEESRMKAEVLAAEVAALKTLVLTSTPAKPNFHLHPQIDTKSRPNSEDGQQGLFTRKHRRSPSHFNLKYGRENSPPDSPLKEQRPSLPSDRETLERDWKKDADKEKDKECKDFGLEVDPRVHTEFLKWKSNPCVDKGDPFVSRIFKEDIDLCLDFSNKELGTKVRQAVLDGIIFIEAISDKTKFIFPKKCVLLEAPRQCYYRMRLGDQENQWHSISQICRNRIIAVCDFLNYLRYIERGLVKSSAIEMSVLLGIKMGQKLRSRCLLGNHTVTKGNGVRSLGPRAVILTLFMEDFF, via the exons ATGGAAGAAAGAAAACTCTCAAAATCCTGTGACATTCTGGCAAGATTGAACGGGAACGAGCacaagatttttgaaaatcaaaaTCATTGTATCAAGCCATTGCCCGCTGCATTCGACGAAGATGAcgctgaaaatttaataaatcatAAAGATATCAATGATTCCACGAAAATCAATAGCGGTAGTAACTCCTCAAAAGTGCCGCTGTCTTCAAAAGACGCCCAG GAAAAAAAGGAGTCGTGTTCTGGGAAAGAAATTAATCAACCACCCTCGCCAACCACTCTACAATGGGGTAGAGCTATAGCCGAGGTAAAGGAACACGCTGTAGCAAAATTACAAGATGAACTTAAGAAAGCTCACGAAGAGTTGAAATTAAAGGACGAGGAAGTCACGAGACTTTCGAGGATCAAGCAAGATGTCGAAGCTGAATTGGAGGAACTCACTGCCAGCCTTTTCCAA GAGGCCCACAACATGGTACGAGAAGCGAACGTACGCCAAGCCACGGCGGAGCGCCTGTTGGAAGAGAGCCGTATGAAAGCGGAGGTTTTGGCTGCTGAAGTAGCAGCTCTGAAAACATTAGTATTAACTTCGACGCCGGCTAAACCGAACTTTCATTTGCATCCGCAGATCGATACAAAGAGTCGGCCGAATAGCGAAGATGGTCAGCAAGGTCTTTTTACGAGGAAACATCGGAG GTCACCGTCGCATTTCAATCTAAAGTACGGTCGTGAGAACTCTCCACCGGATTCCCCGCTGAAAGAACAAAGGCCGTCTTTACCGTCAGATCGGGAGACCCTAGAAAGGGATTGGAAGAAAGATGCGGACAAGGAAAAGGACAAAGAATGTAAAGATTTCGGCCTCGAGGTTGACCCTAGGGTACATACAGAATTTCTCAAGTGGAAATCTAATCCATGCGTGGACAAGGGTGACCCTTTTGTTAGTAGAATTTTTAAAGAAGACATCGACCTCTGCCTTGATTTCTCTAATAAAGAATTAGGTACAAAAGTTAGACAAGCTGTTCTCGATGGTATCATATTCATCGAAGCGATCAGTGACAAGACTAAATTCATCTTTCCAAA GAAATGTGTGCTACTTGAAGCACCACGTCAATGTTATTACCGAATGAGACTTGGGGATCAAGAAAATCAGTGGCATAGCATATCACAAATTTGTCGTAATCGG ATTATAGCGGTCTGTGACTTTTTGAATTACCTACGTTATATCGAGCGTGGCCTTGTCAAAAGCTCAG CGATTGAAATGAGTGTTCTGCTTGGAATCAAGATGGGACAGAAGCTTCG TTCACGATGTTTATTGGGAAATCACACGGTTACGAAAGGAAATGGCGTTCGCTCGCTTGGGCCTCGCGCTGTCATCTTAACGCTCTTCATGGAGGACTTCTTCTAG
- the LOC143376668 gene encoding guanine nucleotide exchange factor for Rab-3A isoform X1 encodes MEERKLSKSCDILARLNGNEHKIFENQNHCIKPLPAAFDEDDAENLINHKDINDSTKINSGSNSSKVPLSSKDAQEKKESCSGKEINQPPSPTTLQWGRAIAEVKEHAVAKLQDELKKAHEELKLKDEEVTRLSRIKQDVEAELEELTASLFQEAHNMVREANVRQATAERLLEESRMKAEVLAAEVAALKTLVLTSTPAKPNFHLHPQIDTKSRPNSEDGQQGLFTRKHRRIPNVTVSRSPSHFNLKYGRENSPPDSPLKEQRPSLPSDRETLERDWKKDADKEKDKECKDFGLEVDPRVHTEFLKWKSNPCVDKGDPFVSRIFKEDIDLCLDFSNKELGTKVRQAVLDGIIFIEAISDKTKFIFPKKCVLLEAPRQCYYRMRLGDQENQWHSISQICRNRIIAVCDFLNYLRYIERGLVKSSAIEMSVLLGIKMGQKLRSRCLLGNHTVTKGNGVRSLGPRAVILTLFMEDFF; translated from the exons ATGGAAGAAAGAAAACTCTCAAAATCCTGTGACATTCTGGCAAGATTGAACGGGAACGAGCacaagatttttgaaaatcaaaaTCATTGTATCAAGCCATTGCCCGCTGCATTCGACGAAGATGAcgctgaaaatttaataaatcatAAAGATATCAATGATTCCACGAAAATCAATAGCGGTAGTAACTCCTCAAAAGTGCCGCTGTCTTCAAAAGACGCCCAG GAAAAAAAGGAGTCGTGTTCTGGGAAAGAAATTAATCAACCACCCTCGCCAACCACTCTACAATGGGGTAGAGCTATAGCCGAGGTAAAGGAACACGCTGTAGCAAAATTACAAGATGAACTTAAGAAAGCTCACGAAGAGTTGAAATTAAAGGACGAGGAAGTCACGAGACTTTCGAGGATCAAGCAAGATGTCGAAGCTGAATTGGAGGAACTCACTGCCAGCCTTTTCCAA GAGGCCCACAACATGGTACGAGAAGCGAACGTACGCCAAGCCACGGCGGAGCGCCTGTTGGAAGAGAGCCGTATGAAAGCGGAGGTTTTGGCTGCTGAAGTAGCAGCTCTGAAAACATTAGTATTAACTTCGACGCCGGCTAAACCGAACTTTCATTTGCATCCGCAGATCGATACAAAGAGTCGGCCGAATAGCGAAGATGGTCAGCAAGGTCTTTTTACGAGGAAACATCGGAG GATCCCGAATGTTACTGTTTCTAGGTCACCGTCGCATTTCAATCTAAAGTACGGTCGTGAGAACTCTCCACCGGATTCCCCGCTGAAAGAACAAAGGCCGTCTTTACCGTCAGATCGGGAGACCCTAGAAAGGGATTGGAAGAAAGATGCGGACAAGGAAAAGGACAAAGAATGTAAAGATTTCGGCCTCGAGGTTGACCCTAGGGTACATACAGAATTTCTCAAGTGGAAATCTAATCCATGCGTGGACAAGGGTGACCCTTTTGTTAGTAGAATTTTTAAAGAAGACATCGACCTCTGCCTTGATTTCTCTAATAAAGAATTAGGTACAAAAGTTAGACAAGCTGTTCTCGATGGTATCATATTCATCGAAGCGATCAGTGACAAGACTAAATTCATCTTTCCAAA GAAATGTGTGCTACTTGAAGCACCACGTCAATGTTATTACCGAATGAGACTTGGGGATCAAGAAAATCAGTGGCATAGCATATCACAAATTTGTCGTAATCGG ATTATAGCGGTCTGTGACTTTTTGAATTACCTACGTTATATCGAGCGTGGCCTTGTCAAAAGCTCAG CGATTGAAATGAGTGTTCTGCTTGGAATCAAGATGGGACAGAAGCTTCG TTCACGATGTTTATTGGGAAATCACACGGTTACGAAAGGAAATGGCGTTCGCTCGCTTGGGCCTCGCGCTGTCATCTTAACGCTCTTCATGGAGGACTTCTTCTAG